In a single window of the Nicotiana tomentosiformis chromosome 10, ASM39032v3, whole genome shotgun sequence genome:
- the LOC104112940 gene encoding mRNA export factor GLE1-like isoform X1: MGTVKLQLPLPKNVNGMTLDPNHDCSFDALLVELNSIEKKLNGSSKFPLPFTKAESQELSTSKNNTWRGFIMQVSDDDVEDVERNTKDEVGDHFVLGRKRFACDEIYLSDSDHSEEGMGIELQRDLMDKVGLVKSALSELAHEHQLTIAEEMRDQLSAIEAELMDENQKLASTLERVERNTEAQREMNRKFDMQYQRKIAEALDDHLTAVQRDHEHRSQIEERRIRDDAAREEAKRKEKTLQEEKARQEMIRAEAKVQARLDAERVEKEKVVALEAERKAAKEAAAAAEKKASESLMNVPSEANKVPKEVTNHKHSAGGSTACGIDQ; the protein is encoded by the exons AT GGGTACTGTTAAACTGCAACTGCCGTTGCCTAAAAATGTTAATGGAATGACCCTGGATCCAAACCATGATTGTAGCTTTGATGCTTTACTGGTCGAGCTCAACTCGATAGAGAAGAAGCTCAATGGATCATCGAAATTTCCATTACCTTTTACTAAAGCAGAATCTCA AGAACTCTCGACTTCAAAGAATAATACTTGGAGAGGCTTTATTATGCAAGTGTCTGATGACGACGTGGAGGATGTGGAAAGAAATACTAAGGATGAAGTTGGTGATCATTTTGTTCTGGGGAGAAAACGTTTTGCCTGTGACGAAATCTATCTGAG TGATAGCGACCATTCTGAAGAAGGCATGGGCATTGAACTTCAACGTGATCTAATGGATAAAGTGGGATTAGTGAAAAGTGCTTTATCTGAATTAGCTCATGAGCACCAGCTTACTATTGCG GAGGAAATGAGAGATCAACTATCAGCAATTGAAGCTGAGTTAATGGATGAAAATCAGAAGCTTGCCTCCACACTTGAACGGGTTGAGAGAAATACTGAAGCTCAAAGGGAAATGAACAGAAAATTTGACATGCAGTACCAGCGTAAAAT TGCAGAAGCACTTGATGATCACCTAACTGCTGTGCAAAGGGATCACGAACACAGATCCCAAATTGAAGAAAGGAGAATAAGAGATGATGCAGCTCGTGAAGAAGCCAAGAGGAAAGAAAAAACTCTTCAAGAAGAAAAAGCCCGGCAAGAAATGATCAGAGCAGAAGCCAAG GTCCAGGCTAGGCTAGATGCTGAAAGAGTTGAAAAGGAAAAAGTCGTAGCTCTGGAAGCTGAGAGGAAAGCAGCAAAAGAAGCTGCAGCTGCTGCGGAGAAGAAGGCATCTGAGTCATTGATGAATGTTCCTTCGGAGGCTAACAAGGTTCCAAAGGAAGTCACTAATCATAAACATTCAGCAG
- the LOC104112940 gene encoding mRNA export factor GLE1-like isoform X2 — protein MDHRNFHYLLLKQNLMSDDDVEDVERNTKDEVGDHFVLGRKRFACDEIYLSDSDHSEEGMGIELQRDLMDKVGLVKSALSELAHEHQLTIAEEMRDQLSAIEAELMDENQKLASTLERVERNTEAQREMNRKFDMQYQRKIAEALDDHLTAVQRDHEHRSQIEERRIRDDAAREEAKRKEKTLQEEKARQEMIRAEAKVQARLDAERVEKEKVVALEAERKAAKEAAAAAEKKASESLMNVPSEANKVPKEVTNHKHSAGGSTACGIDQ, from the exons ATGGATCATCGAAATTTCCATTACCTTTTACTAAAGCAGAATCTCA TGTCTGATGACGACGTGGAGGATGTGGAAAGAAATACTAAGGATGAAGTTGGTGATCATTTTGTTCTGGGGAGAAAACGTTTTGCCTGTGACGAAATCTATCTGAG TGATAGCGACCATTCTGAAGAAGGCATGGGCATTGAACTTCAACGTGATCTAATGGATAAAGTGGGATTAGTGAAAAGTGCTTTATCTGAATTAGCTCATGAGCACCAGCTTACTATTGCG GAGGAAATGAGAGATCAACTATCAGCAATTGAAGCTGAGTTAATGGATGAAAATCAGAAGCTTGCCTCCACACTTGAACGGGTTGAGAGAAATACTGAAGCTCAAAGGGAAATGAACAGAAAATTTGACATGCAGTACCAGCGTAAAAT TGCAGAAGCACTTGATGATCACCTAACTGCTGTGCAAAGGGATCACGAACACAGATCCCAAATTGAAGAAAGGAGAATAAGAGATGATGCAGCTCGTGAAGAAGCCAAGAGGAAAGAAAAAACTCTTCAAGAAGAAAAAGCCCGGCAAGAAATGATCAGAGCAGAAGCCAAG GTCCAGGCTAGGCTAGATGCTGAAAGAGTTGAAAAGGAAAAAGTCGTAGCTCTGGAAGCTGAGAGGAAAGCAGCAAAAGAAGCTGCAGCTGCTGCGGAGAAGAAGGCATCTGAGTCATTGATGAATGTTCCTTCGGAGGCTAACAAGGTTCCAAAGGAAGTCACTAATCATAAACATTCAGCAG